The following coding sequences lie in one Candidatus Nitrospira allomarina genomic window:
- a CDS encoding thiamine pyrophosphate-dependent dehydrogenase E1 component subunit alpha, with protein MEISQSEFLHLYYFLKLTRALEERVTTLYRQGRIVGGAYTSHGMEAISVGYASALQADDIIAPFHRDMGAFLVRGITPGEVLAQYLGKRTGPTKGKDGNVHMGDLKRGIIAFVSHLADNLPVATGVALAFKLRGETRIVAANTGDGGTSRGDFHEALNFASVRRLPVVFFCNNNQYAYSTPLHHQMAIKDVVERAKAYAIPGEIVDGNDVASVYLTAQRAFQRTRDGGGPTFIECKTMRMHGHSEHDSAKYVPRELLEEWKKKDPILQAERRLKKLGYAGQPEFQEIHMRVEKEIESALEFAEQSPLPEGPEALEGVFAANPVEVLI; from the coding sequence ATGGAGATTTCACAATCTGAATTTCTCCACCTCTATTATTTCCTTAAACTCACCAGAGCGTTGGAGGAACGAGTGACCACGCTGTACCGGCAAGGTCGCATCGTCGGTGGTGCGTACACCAGCCATGGAATGGAGGCGATTTCGGTGGGCTATGCTTCCGCCCTGCAGGCGGATGACATTATCGCCCCCTTCCATCGCGATATGGGTGCGTTTTTAGTCAGAGGCATTACGCCGGGTGAGGTCTTAGCGCAATATCTTGGCAAGCGCACCGGACCCACCAAAGGGAAGGACGGCAACGTGCATATGGGCGATCTGAAACGTGGCATCATCGCCTTTGTCAGTCATCTGGCTGACAATCTTCCCGTTGCGACCGGAGTGGCTCTGGCGTTTAAGCTCCGTGGCGAAACCCGTATTGTCGCCGCGAATACAGGAGATGGAGGGACCAGTCGCGGGGATTTTCATGAAGCGTTGAACTTCGCGTCCGTTCGCCGGCTGCCGGTGGTGTTCTTTTGCAATAACAACCAATACGCCTACTCCACCCCTCTTCACCATCAGATGGCCATCAAAGATGTCGTCGAGCGGGCAAAAGCCTATGCCATCCCCGGTGAAATTGTGGACGGAAACGATGTCGCCTCCGTCTATCTGACCGCACAACGGGCCTTTCAACGTACAAGGGACGGAGGGGGTCCCACCTTTATCGAATGCAAAACCATGCGTATGCACGGGCATTCGGAACATGATTCCGCCAAATATGTGCCTCGGGAACTCCTGGAGGAGTGGAAGAAGAAAGACCCCATTCTGCAGGCGGAACGTCGGCTGAAAAAATTGGGGTATGCCGGTCAACCCGAATTCCAGGAAATTCATATGAGGGTTGAAAAGGAAATTGAATCCGCTTTGGAGTTCGCGGAACAAAGCCCTCTTCCGGAAGGTCCGGAAGCGTTGGAAGGCGTCTTTGCGGCTAATCCCGTGGAGGTACTGATAT
- a CDS encoding class I adenylate-forming enzyme family protein, with product MIETISMNNNIQEAHRNGNPLLEFPYSSFTQFFQQRVADPALMKDVYLTYYDDSGMARSYTYEEFGNAVNRTVTFLREQLGIQRGDRIATLLFNHDFTVVMYYAAWVLGAVVVPIDLNESGDRRFYILEHSEACVVFCWGTEYEALQDIRNRLPHLLHLVSLGNGTSPLMDMMSQPHPAQSYNHGSLDQAALKDEALIVYTSGTTGPPKGVVLTIENLLVDAHGIARWHGLEKGHCLMCVLPIHHVNGIVVTLITPFYGQGRSVLNRRFRQSAFWNRIRDEGVTCVSVVPTILEFLLEGARDNRQYQLDHFRGLICGAGPLLKDTVSRFEHQFHAPVRHGYGLSETTCYASFLPVNLSEQEHRHWLTDYDYPSIGLPIPHNDMAILNPQGQPVGEMEKGEICIRGQTVCSGYLKRPDANGESFRWGWFRSGDEGFFVRDQGDRPYFFISGRMKELIIRGGVNISPLEIDEVLRRHPSVKFGMTVSFENRFYGEEIAGYLVLKEHMPQPSEHEMVTWCRQALPYAKCPKVIIFGQEIPYTTTGKPKRLELKARLSPTLARYRDVQFRSLQGGSA from the coding sequence ATGATTGAAACGATTTCCATGAATAACAATATTCAGGAGGCGCATCGGAACGGAAACCCGCTCCTCGAATTCCCATATTCTTCGTTTACGCAATTTTTTCAGCAGCGGGTGGCCGATCCGGCACTCATGAAAGACGTGTACTTAACATATTACGACGATTCCGGAATGGCTCGAAGCTATACCTATGAGGAATTCGGAAACGCCGTCAATCGGACCGTAACCTTCCTGCGTGAGCAACTGGGGATCCAACGAGGTGATCGCATTGCCACCCTGCTGTTTAATCACGACTTTACCGTGGTGATGTATTATGCCGCATGGGTCCTGGGAGCCGTGGTGGTGCCGATTGACCTCAATGAATCTGGAGACCGTCGCTTCTATATTCTAGAACATTCAGAGGCCTGTGTGGTTTTTTGTTGGGGAACCGAATACGAAGCCCTCCAGGATATCCGGAATCGACTACCCCACCTCCTGCATCTCGTCTCTCTCGGGAATGGAACCTCACCGCTCATGGACATGATGAGTCAACCTCACCCCGCTCAATCATACAACCACGGATCTCTCGATCAAGCTGCTCTCAAGGATGAAGCATTAATTGTCTACACCTCCGGAACGACGGGACCGCCGAAAGGGGTTGTGCTCACGATTGAAAATCTTCTCGTCGATGCCCACGGCATTGCACGATGGCACGGATTAGAAAAAGGTCATTGCCTCATGTGTGTGCTACCGATCCATCATGTGAACGGGATCGTTGTCACGCTCATCACACCATTTTATGGACAGGGCAGATCCGTACTGAACCGGCGTTTTCGTCAGTCCGCGTTTTGGAACCGAATCCGGGATGAAGGGGTTACCTGCGTGAGTGTGGTCCCTACCATTCTGGAGTTCCTGCTGGAAGGAGCCCGGGATAACCGGCAATACCAGCTTGACCATTTTCGTGGATTGATTTGTGGTGCCGGCCCTCTCTTAAAGGACACGGTGTCACGGTTCGAGCATCAATTTCATGCTCCGGTTCGTCATGGATACGGCCTATCTGAAACCACGTGTTATGCCAGTTTTCTCCCCGTTAACCTTTCCGAACAGGAACACAGGCACTGGCTCACGGACTATGACTATCCATCCATTGGCCTACCGATTCCTCACAACGACATGGCGATTCTCAATCCCCAAGGACAACCGGTCGGCGAGATGGAAAAGGGGGAAATTTGTATCCGCGGACAAACGGTGTGTTCGGGTTACTTGAAACGACCGGATGCGAATGGGGAAAGTTTCCGGTGGGGATGGTTTCGGTCGGGAGATGAGGGGTTTTTCGTTCGTGATCAGGGTGATCGCCCGTACTTTTTCATATCCGGGCGAATGAAAGAATTAATCATCCGTGGCGGTGTGAATATTTCACCCTTGGAAATTGATGAAGTACTCAGAAGGCACCCTTCCGTCAAATTCGGTATGACCGTTTCCTTTGAAAACCGTTTCTACGGAGAAGAAATCGCCGGATACCTCGTTCTCAAAGAACATATGCCGCAACCTTCGGAACATGAGATGGTCACATGGTGTCGCCAGGCGTTGCCCTATGCCAAGTGCCCCAAGGTCATCATATTTGGCCAGGAAATACCCTATACGACAACGGGGAAACCCAAACGTTTGGAGTTAAAGGCCCGGTTGAGCCCCACATTGGCACGCTACCGGGACGTCCAATTCCGCTCTTTGCAAGGCGGCTCGGCTTGA
- a CDS encoding TenA family transcriptional regulator — protein MSGFYREMREFVLHHGAINNSYLNWFKKGDASDEELHAFAVEFYNFARFFPKILVAQLVNTEDESVAEELTRVLYSELGEGNPENRHELLYRHFLRSIDIDLHQALTTPMMPSTRAYIEGLEELYSSGLHEQALGASFGLENMAITMWDHLIPGLQSLRRQRLPGLDMRYFTFHRELESTHEEAMVHAVAAMEGHGSAQGTLSTQERQDFHDGVRQVLNFLEGFWLGLEHQRTMKNPNHNGAHSRNRHVTLGDAR, from the coding sequence ATGTCAGGATTTTATCGGGAGATGCGGGAATTCGTACTTCACCATGGTGCCATCAATAACTCTTATCTGAATTGGTTTAAGAAGGGGGACGCATCCGATGAAGAACTCCATGCGTTTGCGGTGGAGTTTTATAATTTTGCCCGATTCTTTCCAAAAATTCTTGTCGCACAACTGGTCAACACCGAGGACGAATCCGTCGCGGAGGAATTGACACGGGTTTTGTATTCAGAATTAGGGGAGGGAAATCCTGAAAACAGACATGAGTTACTCTATCGGCATTTCCTGCGTTCCATCGACATCGATCTTCATCAAGCCCTGACTACACCGATGATGCCTTCTACCCGGGCCTATATCGAAGGGCTGGAAGAATTGTACAGCAGCGGACTTCATGAACAAGCCTTAGGAGCTTCCTTTGGCCTGGAAAACATGGCCATTACCATGTGGGATCACCTCATTCCCGGCTTACAGTCTTTGCGTCGTCAGCGACTTCCTGGTCTTGATATGAGGTATTTCACTTTCCATCGTGAACTTGAATCCACTCATGAGGAAGCCATGGTGCATGCCGTTGCAGCCATGGAAGGACATGGCTCCGCTCAGGGGACACTCTCCACTCAAGAGCGACAGGATTTTCACGACGGCGTCCGACAGGTTCTGAACTTTTTAGAGGGGTTCTGGTTGGGTCTCGAGCATCAACGAACGATGAAAAACCCCAACCACAACGGGGCGCATTCCAGGAACAGGCATGTCACACTCGGGGATGCGCGATGA
- a CDS encoding VOC family protein encodes MGDTVGIDHITLCVNDLHAAEYLFNNILGFRTIWSADDVGSDRSSMDTIVVQRNNIRVALMQGRDKTGKSQITEFVERFGPGIQHVALEVDDIETVCQEWEAHGVKFSGPVKEGRDGFGPLRQRFTYPLFPGSGIFFELTQRKQGKEESKTFVKSTVESLYQDIERDQTQGVEQTIIDFGHIP; translated from the coding sequence ATGGGTGACACGGTTGGAATTGATCACATTACCCTTTGTGTGAATGATCTTCATGCTGCCGAATACCTGTTCAATAACATTCTCGGCTTCCGAACGATCTGGTCTGCCGATGATGTGGGATCCGATAGGTCAAGCATGGATACCATTGTGGTTCAAAGGAACAATATTCGAGTGGCCCTCATGCAAGGCCGGGATAAAACCGGTAAATCACAGATTACGGAATTTGTCGAACGTTTTGGGCCAGGTATACAGCATGTCGCATTGGAAGTAGACGATATCGAAACCGTGTGCCAGGAATGGGAAGCCCATGGCGTGAAGTTCAGCGGGCCCGTGAAGGAAGGTCGGGATGGATTCGGTCCGCTCCGCCAGCGTTTTACTTATCCACTGTTTCCCGGCAGTGGAATTTTCTTCGAACTGACTCAGCGTAAACAGGGAAAGGAGGAGTCAAAGACTTTTGTGAAGAGCACAGTCGAGTCCTTATATCAGGATATTGAACGGGATCAAACGCAGGGCGTGGAACAGACTATTATTGATTTTGGGCATATTCCCTAA
- a CDS encoding homogentisate 1,2-dioxygenase → MYLTRKGQSPRQAHVNIPAGLYEEEHGRKGFAGPASHLYRSHPPTNWLRIDGPCRPRAFQCSDLTPPDFFTRESRPVEILRSPDVQVSISRRKETMPYFFRNADGDEVHFVHKGRGLLETDYGVLTYEPGDYLVIPKGTTYRMVVEEGPGVMLIMETSEPVMLPERGLLGQHALFDPEVLVVPELSAPVPTQGQQEWELRIKRDGTYTKVFYPFSPLDVVGWKGEVWPTKLNVRDFRPVTSPRYHLPPSVHATFQAGRVWISTFAPRPLESEPGALKIPFYHRNTDFDEVLFYHEGNFFSRSGIHPGTLTLHPQGIHHGPHPGAVEASKTQTQTNEIAVMVESRQPFCVMLEAEAVELKNYSMSWSTP, encoded by the coding sequence ATGTATTTAACACGGAAAGGTCAATCACCCCGGCAAGCGCACGTCAATATTCCAGCAGGGCTGTATGAAGAGGAACATGGGCGCAAGGGATTTGCCGGGCCGGCTTCCCATCTCTATCGATCGCATCCTCCCACCAACTGGCTTCGGATCGATGGGCCCTGTCGGCCTCGCGCCTTCCAGTGCAGCGACCTGACCCCTCCAGATTTTTTCACCAGGGAAAGCCGACCGGTGGAAATATTACGAAGTCCGGATGTCCAGGTTTCTATCTCCCGTCGGAAAGAAACGATGCCGTATTTTTTTCGCAATGCGGATGGCGATGAAGTGCATTTTGTACATAAAGGGCGAGGTCTGCTGGAAACCGATTACGGCGTGCTGACGTATGAACCCGGAGACTATCTGGTCATTCCCAAAGGGACGACCTACCGTATGGTGGTTGAAGAAGGACCCGGTGTCATGTTGATCATGGAAACTTCTGAACCTGTCATGCTGCCCGAACGGGGGTTGCTGGGACAGCATGCTCTATTCGATCCCGAGGTCCTTGTGGTCCCCGAACTTTCAGCGCCCGTCCCCACACAGGGTCAACAGGAATGGGAGCTTCGCATCAAACGTGATGGAACGTATACCAAGGTGTTTTATCCTTTTTCTCCGTTGGATGTAGTCGGGTGGAAGGGAGAGGTTTGGCCGACGAAACTCAACGTTCGGGATTTTCGGCCGGTGACCAGTCCCCGCTATCACTTACCTCCGAGCGTGCACGCGACCTTCCAGGCGGGAAGGGTGTGGATTTCGACGTTTGCCCCCAGACCGCTGGAGAGTGAGCCGGGTGCATTGAAAATTCCCTTTTATCATCGGAATACGGATTTTGATGAAGTCCTGTTTTATCACGAGGGAAATTTCTTCAGCCGGTCGGGCATTCATCCCGGAACCCTGACCTTACATCCTCAGGGCATACATCATGGACCCCATCCAGGGGCGGTTGAGGCCAGTAAAACACAGACACAGACGAATGAAATTGCGGTGATGGTGGAGTCACGGCAACCCTTCTGCGTGATGCTTGAGGCTGAGGCTGTTGAATTAAAAAACTATTCCATGAGTTGGAGCACACCATGA
- a CDS encoding fumarylacetoacetate hydrolase family protein, protein MKLVTFQVHTPVGKFARVGAFHHESIVDLNMAYTRMLADQGEAQPYRLATSEVPSSMLELLQGEVSAMNRAREAFHYIRDNDHVIHGPDDETIVYNREEVSLLAPIPHPPLLRDFIAFEAHIAATSKKRGQPIPPEWYKAPVYYKGNPQTIIGPEDVLVWPLQTQKLDYELELACVIGRKGRDIPADKAWDYIAGYTIMNDFSARDIQFQEMACRLGPAKGKDFATALGPCLVTPEEIPDLKQVAMVARVNGEVWSKGSFGTIYWSFAQMIEHVSRGETVYPGEVFGSGTVGGGCGLEMDRFLQPDDVVELEIQPIGTLKTKITKEH, encoded by the coding sequence ATGAAACTTGTCACCTTCCAGGTTCACACACCAGTCGGAAAATTTGCGCGGGTCGGAGCATTCCACCATGAGTCCATTGTGGATCTGAACATGGCATACACGCGGATGCTGGCGGATCAAGGGGAGGCGCAACCCTACAGGCTGGCCACATCGGAAGTCCCGTCCTCTATGCTGGAGCTCCTTCAGGGGGAAGTGTCGGCGATGAATAGAGCCCGGGAGGCCTTTCATTATATTCGTGACAACGATCATGTGATCCATGGCCCTGATGATGAAACGATTGTCTATAACAGGGAAGAGGTCTCGTTGCTTGCGCCGATCCCTCATCCCCCTCTTCTTCGTGATTTTATTGCCTTTGAGGCGCACATCGCCGCGACTTCCAAAAAACGAGGTCAACCGATACCCCCGGAGTGGTACAAGGCGCCGGTCTATTATAAAGGCAATCCACAGACCATCATCGGGCCCGAAGACGTTCTGGTGTGGCCGTTACAGACACAAAAACTCGATTATGAGCTGGAGTTGGCCTGCGTCATTGGTCGAAAGGGGAGAGATATTCCGGCGGATAAGGCGTGGGATTACATTGCCGGCTATACCATCATGAATGATTTTAGTGCCCGGGATATTCAATTCCAGGAAATGGCCTGTCGGCTCGGACCCGCGAAGGGGAAGGATTTTGCCACGGCGTTGGGACCCTGCCTGGTGACGCCGGAGGAGATTCCAGACCTGAAGCAGGTCGCCATGGTGGCTCGTGTCAACGGAGAAGTCTGGTCGAAAGGGTCGTTTGGAACCATTTACTGGTCGTTCGCTCAAATGATTGAACATGTGTCCAGGGGAGAAACGGTCTATCCGGGCGAAGTGTTCGGCTCTGGAACCGTGGGTGGGGGATGTGGATTGGAGATGGATCGGTTTTTACAGCCGGATGATGTCGTGGAGCTGGAAATTCAGCCTATTGGAACATTGAAAACGAAGATTACCAAGGAGCATTGA
- a CDS encoding MmgE/PrpD family protein, with amino-acid sequence MMLADRLAEYAELLTFQNLPSDVIHEVKRRVLDSLACAYGATTAPPCRIARRLATRVMVKDGATVWGTPHRTSPDLAAFANGTAVRYLDCNDTYLSKEPAHPSDNIPACLAVAESLHVHGRQFIQSIVLAYEIQCRLCDAAALRPRGWDHVTYGAFSTAVATASLLKLPKKQIVHALNLAGITAGALRQTRVGEVSLWKACAFANAGRNGIFAGYAAREGMTGPEAMFEGEKGFMKVISGPFSLPEMGGRHGSSYKILDTYIKPHPVEYHAQSAVEAAFAIREQLIAACGEWPVHRIKAIIVGSGDVAIEIIGRDQEKWHPKTRETADHSLPFCVAVALTDGEISPRSFSPRRLNDTVLFNLMQKIRVEEVKEFSEGYPDAMANRIDVTLMDGRTFTAQIDHPKGHPRRPLTDRELELKFQKLSSRKIGRKDMTKVIQTVWELDRLKNVNVLVSALPVMDGR; translated from the coding sequence ATGATGCTTGCTGACCGCCTGGCCGAGTATGCGGAGTTGTTAACCTTCCAGAACCTTCCTTCGGACGTGATCCATGAGGTGAAGCGACGGGTGTTGGATAGCCTGGCCTGTGCATATGGTGCCACCACGGCACCCCCATGCAGGATTGCGAGACGCCTGGCGACCCGGGTGATGGTCAAAGACGGCGCAACGGTATGGGGAACCCCCCATCGAACCAGTCCGGATCTGGCCGCCTTTGCGAATGGTACGGCGGTGCGGTATCTCGACTGCAACGATACCTACCTCTCCAAGGAGCCGGCTCATCCGTCAGACAATATTCCGGCCTGTCTGGCGGTGGCCGAAAGTCTTCATGTTCATGGCCGGCAATTCATTCAGTCCATCGTGCTGGCCTATGAGATTCAGTGCCGTCTTTGTGACGCCGCCGCGCTCCGCCCTCGAGGATGGGATCACGTCACTTATGGAGCGTTTTCTACCGCGGTTGCCACAGCTAGCCTTCTCAAACTTCCTAAAAAACAGATCGTGCATGCGCTCAATCTGGCGGGAATTACGGCTGGAGCACTGCGTCAGACCAGAGTGGGAGAAGTTTCCCTATGGAAAGCCTGCGCGTTTGCCAATGCAGGCAGGAATGGAATCTTCGCAGGGTATGCAGCTCGCGAGGGTATGACCGGACCGGAGGCCATGTTTGAAGGGGAAAAGGGATTTATGAAGGTGATTTCCGGACCATTCTCTTTACCCGAAATGGGAGGACGTCACGGCTCTTCCTATAAAATTCTTGACACCTACATCAAGCCCCATCCGGTGGAATATCATGCTCAGTCGGCAGTGGAGGCGGCATTCGCCATTCGGGAACAACTGATTGCTGCGTGTGGGGAATGGCCTGTCCACCGAATCAAAGCCATTATTGTCGGCAGTGGTGATGTGGCGATCGAAATCATTGGACGGGACCAGGAAAAATGGCATCCTAAAACCCGTGAGACTGCTGATCATAGTCTCCCCTTCTGCGTGGCAGTCGCTCTGACGGATGGGGAAATATCTCCCCGGTCATTTTCCCCGCGTCGCCTGAACGACACCGTTCTGTTTAATCTCATGCAGAAAATCCGTGTTGAGGAGGTCAAAGAGTTTTCCGAGGGTTATCCGGATGCCATGGCCAACAGAATTGATGTCACCCTGATGGATGGCAGGACGTTCACGGCTCAGATTGACCATCCCAAAGGTCATCCACGACGTCCGCTCACCGATCGCGAACTGGAATTGAAGTTTCAGAAGTTGTCTTCACGGAAAATCGGCCGGAAAGATATGACAAAGGTTATCCAAACCGTGTGGGAACTGGACCGTCTGAAAAACGTTAATGTCCTGGTATCGGCATTACCAGTTATGGATGGACGATGA
- the prpB gene encoding methylisocitrate lyase: MSGKPITSQSRARRFRTELQRDTLAVPGVFNAFSARLVEDAGFPAAYLSGAGLAASRALPDIGLLTMTEVVTETRYVTQRVQIPVIVDADTGFGERHQVYRTVQELESAGAVGVQLEDQVLAKRCGHLPGKTLISCEGMCQKIQSAVEAKQDRDLVIIARTDARAVEGLDGAIERARAYRAAGADAIFPEALQSAKEFQTAAKALKYSGSILVANMTEWGQSPYLTVKEFSGMGYHIVLFPMTVFRVMAKEGRAALLELQKQGTQQAFLDRMQTRQALYELLEYQKYERVPTE, from the coding sequence ATGAGTGGGAAACCAATAACCTCCCAGAGTAGGGCGCGCCGCTTTCGAACCGAGCTTCAACGGGACACGTTGGCGGTGCCGGGTGTCTTTAATGCGTTTTCGGCTCGATTGGTTGAGGATGCCGGTTTTCCGGCAGCATACCTGTCAGGAGCGGGTCTGGCGGCTTCCCGGGCACTACCTGATATCGGTCTGTTAACGATGACGGAGGTGGTGACAGAAACCCGGTACGTGACTCAACGGGTTCAAATTCCGGTCATCGTCGATGCCGATACGGGATTTGGAGAGAGGCACCAGGTGTATCGCACGGTTCAGGAATTAGAATCAGCCGGAGCGGTGGGAGTCCAATTGGAAGACCAGGTATTGGCAAAACGTTGCGGTCATTTGCCCGGAAAAACCCTGATTTCGTGTGAGGGCATGTGTCAAAAAATCCAGTCGGCAGTTGAAGCAAAACAGGATCGGGATCTCGTCATCATTGCGAGGACGGATGCCCGGGCTGTGGAAGGTCTGGATGGGGCCATTGAAAGGGCTCGAGCTTACAGGGCAGCCGGCGCTGATGCGATTTTCCCGGAGGCCCTCCAGTCAGCCAAAGAATTTCAAACGGCAGCTAAAGCCCTGAAATATTCCGGGAGCATTCTGGTCGCCAATATGACTGAATGGGGACAATCTCCCTATTTGACCGTCAAGGAATTCTCCGGAATGGGATATCACATCGTGCTGTTCCCCATGACCGTATTTCGTGTGATGGCAAAGGAAGGCCGAGCAGCTCTCCTGGAATTACAAAAACAGGGAACCCAACAAGCTTTTCTCGATCGCATGCAAACCAGGCAGGCATTGTACGAGTTGTTGGAATATCAAAAGTATGAACGTGTGCCAACGGAATGA
- a CDS encoding citrate/2-methylcitrate synthase — protein sequence METAVHNPGLDGVVVGESAICQIDETRGSLRYRGYAIEELAEQATFEEVSYLLLHGDLPLSRDLQEWQAELAHAGSLPPVVGQFLSTVPASANVMDVLRTGVSFLGMIDHEAQNISHEANLRKAVRLLAQMPLLLSWASRTRFDRPFFQAPATTSFAQSLLYLLTGNLREDHAKELEVSLNLYAEHELNASTFAGRVTASTRADLYGAVTAAIATLKGPLHGGANEAVAEMFHAIQDPENAQGWVHSKLSGKERVMGFGHRVLKHEDPRSAIIKRRAKALSQHADGTRWYEIAEIIEQTMKEEKGLLPNLDFYTAVVYLFIGIPKEAFTPIFVASRLSGWCAHIIEQQDHNRLIRPRASYIGPPAREFLFIGDR from the coding sequence ATGGAAACGGCTGTTCATAATCCCGGCCTTGATGGGGTGGTGGTGGGTGAATCAGCCATCTGCCAAATAGACGAGACGAGGGGAAGTTTACGATATCGAGGATATGCCATTGAAGAGCTGGCCGAGCAGGCGACGTTTGAAGAAGTGTCATATTTATTACTGCATGGAGATCTGCCGTTATCCCGCGATCTTCAGGAGTGGCAGGCCGAGTTGGCTCATGCCGGGTCCTTACCCCCGGTCGTCGGGCAATTTCTGTCAACGGTTCCAGCTTCTGCGAATGTCATGGATGTGCTTCGAACCGGGGTGTCGTTTCTCGGGATGATCGACCATGAAGCTCAGAATATCTCCCATGAGGCCAATCTTCGAAAGGCCGTCCGTTTACTCGCACAAATGCCCCTACTTCTTTCCTGGGCGAGTCGGACTCGATTCGATCGTCCTTTTTTTCAGGCTCCTGCCACAACGTCGTTTGCCCAAAGCCTCTTGTATCTGTTGACAGGGAATCTTCGGGAAGATCATGCGAAAGAACTGGAGGTTTCTCTTAATCTCTATGCCGAGCACGAGTTGAACGCTTCAACGTTCGCTGGTCGGGTCACGGCCTCAACCCGGGCTGATCTTTATGGAGCTGTCACGGCGGCTATTGCTACGCTCAAAGGCCCCCTTCATGGTGGAGCGAATGAAGCTGTGGCGGAGATGTTCCACGCCATTCAGGACCCGGAAAACGCGCAAGGGTGGGTCCATTCAAAATTGTCCGGGAAGGAACGGGTCATGGGGTTTGGCCATCGAGTCTTAAAACACGAGGATCCGCGTTCGGCTATTATCAAACGACGGGCGAAAGCCTTGAGTCAACATGCGGATGGGACGCGGTGGTACGAAATTGCGGAAATCATTGAACAGACGATGAAGGAAGAAAAGGGGCTCCTCCCGAATCTGGATTTTTATACGGCAGTGGTCTACCTCTTCATCGGAATTCCAAAAGAAGCCTTCACGCCAATTTTTGTCGCAAGCCGGCTGAGTGGATGGTGTGCCCATATCATCGAACAACAGGATCACAATCGTCTGATCCGGCCACGAGCCTCCTACATCGGCCCTCCTGCGCGGGAATTTCTCTTTATCGGGGACCGATAA